One genomic segment of Natrononativus amylolyticus includes these proteins:
- a CDS encoding DUF1611 domain-containing protein, whose amino-acid sequence MNLRDHFDVPAQTIVLAEGKFGTTGAKTANGVVAQSELFDACAVVDSTNAGRTAADVLARDDVDPVPIVSSVEEALENNPDVTALVIGVAPAGGALPESWKPSIRQAMQNGCHIVSGMHTYLSEDATWQSLAEEYDVTLFDVRKPPEENDRTIADGSVDDLDCDIVLTLGTDCSVGKRTTTFELYKAAQDAGLDAGWVATGQTGIMTGAHRGVAIDGVPADFTSGIVERMVVEVGREHSLVFVEGQGALTHRAYSGVTLAILHGSWPDVAVLADQPDRNRRTHPHFPVEGVEKERALVESLSDADVVALSTWGEPDAERDKHELPAANIYHENGPQDLLTAVCKHL is encoded by the coding sequence GTGAACTTAAGAGACCACTTCGACGTACCAGCACAGACTATCGTTCTCGCCGAAGGAAAGTTCGGAACCACGGGTGCTAAGACAGCCAACGGCGTTGTCGCCCAAAGCGAACTGTTCGATGCGTGTGCAGTGGTCGACTCGACGAACGCCGGCCGGACGGCGGCCGACGTGCTTGCTCGAGACGACGTCGATCCCGTTCCGATCGTCTCCTCCGTCGAGGAGGCGCTGGAGAACAATCCGGATGTAACAGCGTTAGTTATCGGCGTCGCCCCGGCAGGAGGTGCCCTCCCGGAATCATGGAAACCGAGCATTCGACAGGCGATGCAGAACGGATGTCACATCGTCTCCGGTATGCATACGTATCTGAGCGAGGACGCCACGTGGCAATCGCTCGCTGAAGAGTACGACGTCACCCTATTCGACGTTCGAAAACCGCCTGAAGAGAACGATCGCACTATCGCTGATGGGTCCGTCGATGACCTCGACTGCGATATCGTCCTCACCCTGGGAACCGACTGTTCAGTCGGGAAACGAACCACCACGTTCGAGCTATACAAGGCAGCGCAGGATGCAGGGCTCGACGCTGGATGGGTCGCCACCGGGCAGACCGGGATAATGACCGGTGCTCATCGAGGCGTTGCGATCGACGGCGTCCCCGCTGACTTCACCTCCGGTATCGTCGAGCGAATGGTCGTCGAAGTCGGCAGAGAACACTCTCTCGTCTTCGTCGAGGGGCAGGGGGCGCTCACGCATCGAGCCTACTCGGGCGTGACCCTCGCAATACTTCACGGTAGCTGGCCCGATGTGGCCGTTCTTGCCGATCAACCCGATCGTAACCGACGCACGCATCCCCATTTCCCCGTCGAAGGAGTCGAAAAAGAGCGAGCGCTCGTCGAATCACTGTCGGACGCCGACGTGGTGGCACTCTCCACGTGGGGTGAACCTGACGCCGAGCGTGACAAACACGAGCTCCCTGCGGCGAACATCTACCACGAAAACGGCCCCCAGGACCTGTTGACTGCGGTTTGTAAGCACCTATGA
- a CDS encoding dipeptide epimerase: MSEITRVTVEPLDLALHHPFEIALGTQTSASNVLVTVETDAGITGYGEAAPTPHVTGETQSNSIATIRSVATLLEGRDVRRHRELNADLHAAIPGAVATLYALETAILDAHCRELEIPLAALFGGVPDPIETDMTIPIVSAAAAQERASAAVDRGFESLKIKTGTDLEQDIERVCAVAEAAPAAALKVDANQGWTPKETVRFDSRLRDRGVPLELIEQPVARDDVDGLQWLTNRVSTPIAADETVFTPSDATRIVRERAADVLNIKLIKSGICGGASIATIADSASLECMVGCMLESSIGIHTSAHLVSALGTFEYVDLDSVHLLADDVVSASSDGPMIEPSGPGHGITPES, from the coding sequence ATGAGCGAGATTACGCGTGTCACGGTCGAGCCCCTCGACTTAGCGTTACATCACCCGTTCGAAATCGCGCTTGGGACTCAGACGAGTGCCTCGAACGTTTTAGTTACCGTCGAAACAGACGCTGGTATTACCGGATACGGTGAAGCAGCCCCAACGCCACATGTTACCGGAGAAACGCAATCGAATTCCATTGCGACCATCCGATCGGTAGCAACACTTCTCGAGGGGCGCGACGTTCGACGGCACCGCGAACTGAACGCCGACTTACACGCTGCGATCCCCGGCGCGGTCGCGACACTCTACGCGCTCGAGACAGCGATTCTCGACGCCCACTGCCGGGAACTTGAGATTCCACTCGCGGCGTTGTTCGGTGGTGTACCGGACCCCATCGAAACCGACATGACGATCCCGATAGTTTCGGCGGCGGCAGCGCAAGAACGGGCGAGCGCCGCTGTCGACCGCGGATTCGAGAGCCTGAAAATCAAGACGGGAACGGATCTGGAACAGGATATTGAGCGCGTATGTGCGGTTGCGGAGGCGGCGCCAGCCGCGGCCTTGAAAGTTGATGCGAACCAGGGCTGGACGCCAAAGGAAACGGTGCGCTTCGACTCTCGACTTCGAGACAGGGGTGTTCCGCTGGAGCTGATAGAGCAACCGGTCGCCCGGGATGACGTGGACGGACTGCAGTGGCTTACCAACCGCGTGTCCACCCCGATCGCTGCGGATGAGACTGTGTTCACGCCATCGGATGCGACGCGAATCGTTCGCGAACGCGCCGCTGACGTTCTCAACATTAAGCTAATAAAATCCGGTATATGCGGGGGTGCCAGCATCGCGACGATTGCCGACTCCGCATCGCTCGAGTGTATGGTCGGCTGTATGCTTGAGAGTTCGATCGGAATCCACACGAGTGCGCATCTCGTGTCGGCACTGGGGACGTTCGAATACGTTGACCTCGATTCGGTTCACCTGTTGGCCGATGACGTCGTTTCAGCATCGAGTGACGGGCCGATGATCGAACCGTCCGGCCCCGGGCACGGAATCACCCCCGAAAGCTAA
- a CDS encoding DUF7529 family protein, whose protein sequence is MDINRHDASGTNGAINAQKTAWKQTIEEMANLASSLEADGWDVCEIPAGHTSAETRTQGDSDRFGLVYVIPGNKVEPFEKAFVEGGFPQYRVFKRDLTGRTYLLTQLLEPSNGRAILLAGNVSMYDLATLVDVAVEEDEMYTHVQTLDTTHMGSFRHDSYEHFFPNPERYSQHRR, encoded by the coding sequence ATGGACATAAACCGCCACGATGCAAGCGGCACGAACGGTGCGATAAATGCGCAGAAAACCGCCTGGAAGCAAACGATCGAGGAGATGGCCAATCTGGCCTCTAGTCTGGAAGCCGATGGCTGGGATGTCTGTGAGATTCCCGCTGGGCACACATCGGCGGAAACGCGGACCCAGGGAGACTCAGATCGGTTTGGGCTCGTGTATGTAATTCCCGGAAACAAGGTCGAACCGTTCGAAAAGGCGTTCGTTGAGGGTGGATTCCCTCAGTACCGCGTCTTCAAGCGGGATCTGACGGGGCGAACGTACCTCCTTACGCAGTTACTCGAACCGTCGAACGGGCGGGCGATCTTACTGGCAGGAAACGTCTCGATGTACGATCTCGCGACACTCGTGGATGTCGCTGTCGAAGAGGACGAGATGTACACGCACGTTCAGACGCTAGACACGACGCATATGGGAAGTTTCCGACACGACTCCTACGAGCACTTCTTTCCGAATCCGGAACGGTACAGTCAGCACCGCCGGTAA
- a CDS encoding M23 family metallopeptidase, translating into MERRHFLKMMGVSTIAAGTYALAGTTSVAASETQHHYFRGFSEDSIGSTPEDVEAAYPTAGDGLSVNVDEEMRREIDGTERCLRLQKSGTGTDGVRLTSVPDVDDCELFCVWRNEAASSLTNRLKLLARASDDENSGVLGGSSTSEKARLAQYDSEVTIKGAAGDAIDSGTEIAQRLRVVDDQAWLRVWEWGAREPRGWTLGPVDVDVTLEGGVGLFVPGADGEETDIVVWEIGIAVPNHPGEWRPGETPPDTPPRASARTFWALQRDPELDFMSFPEEITHPLAANKRDIWYPDGWAEHRDGGARVHRGVDMYEEWGDDGTVQNLPRDEDEDGYPVAGAKVYAARGGVIRDWMPGHPDSHVDMTPGSGGGYQIHVDSHDDKYMYGYLHLGIDEQGAHDQAYAPHPEEDRTLGPGDTVERGQHIGWLGESGVTGSGPHLHFEIRDNAGLLSDDQPSDFDAVGLAAGPRYDPYPALRDAEHRNDFPSRP; encoded by the coding sequence ATGGAGCGAAGACACTTCCTCAAAATGATGGGCGTATCAACGATCGCTGCCGGCACCTACGCGCTGGCCGGAACGACTTCGGTGGCCGCATCGGAGACACAACACCACTACTTTCGGGGATTCAGCGAAGATTCGATCGGCTCGACGCCGGAAGACGTAGAGGCGGCGTACCCGACCGCCGGAGACGGTCTGTCGGTGAATGTCGACGAAGAGATGCGGCGAGAAATCGACGGAACGGAACGCTGTCTCAGACTGCAAAAGAGTGGCACCGGGACAGACGGCGTGCGTTTGACAAGCGTTCCCGACGTCGACGACTGTGAGTTGTTTTGCGTGTGGCGAAACGAAGCGGCGTCCTCACTGACGAACCGACTCAAACTTCTCGCACGCGCCTCAGATGACGAGAACAGCGGTGTCCTCGGCGGCAGTTCGACGTCGGAAAAGGCCCGACTCGCTCAGTACGATTCCGAAGTGACAATCAAAGGAGCCGCAGGAGACGCGATCGATTCGGGTACCGAGATCGCCCAGCGACTCCGCGTCGTTGACGACCAAGCTTGGCTACGAGTCTGGGAGTGGGGTGCGCGTGAACCGCGAGGGTGGACGCTCGGCCCGGTCGATGTCGACGTCACGCTCGAAGGTGGCGTTGGGCTTTTCGTACCCGGCGCTGACGGAGAAGAGACCGATATCGTCGTCTGGGAGATCGGTATTGCCGTTCCCAACCATCCTGGAGAATGGCGACCGGGCGAGACGCCACCGGATACGCCGCCCCGGGCCTCTGCGAGAACGTTCTGGGCCCTTCAGCGCGATCCGGAGCTCGATTTCATGTCATTCCCGGAGGAGATCACACACCCACTCGCGGCGAACAAACGCGATATCTGGTATCCGGATGGATGGGCCGAGCATCGCGATGGCGGGGCTCGCGTTCACCGTGGTGTAGATATGTACGAGGAGTGGGGAGATGACGGAACCGTACAGAATCTCCCACGTGACGAAGACGAAGACGGATACCCGGTAGCGGGTGCCAAGGTGTATGCAGCCCGAGGCGGAGTCATCCGTGACTGGATGCCCGGCCACCCGGATTCGCATGTCGATATGACGCCGGGTAGCGGCGGTGGGTATCAGATCCACGTCGATTCACACGATGATAAGTACATGTACGGGTATCTCCACCTCGGAATCGACGAACAAGGGGCACACGACCAAGCCTACGCTCCCCACCCGGAGGAGGACCGGACGCTCGGGCCGGGTGACACCGTCGAGCGCGGCCAGCACATCGGCTGGCTCGGCGAGTCCGGCGTCACCGGCTCGGGCCCTCACCTCCACTTCGAAATCCGGGACAACGCCGGACTGCTGAGCGATGATCAGCCCTCGGACTTCGATGCGGTCGGGTTGGCAGCCGGACCTCGGTACGATCCGTATCCGGCACTCCGGGATGCAGAACACCGTAACGACTTCCCGTCCCGGCCGTAG
- a CDS encoding DUF7555 family protein produces MSETPNRWFVMGLDASVYTIAITLIGIGLAVVLSIPFGAHPEVVKAWLFVLAWLLIGYATVLLWPRTPKKWGSKRTEKRIELDRRSGPNLQRRLNRLPPLKWYDDDSVRLPTGVKLYIASVWLLLVSFLMERVLGIGV; encoded by the coding sequence ATGTCCGAAACTCCCAATCGCTGGTTCGTCATGGGGCTAGATGCCTCCGTGTACACGATAGCGATAACTCTTATCGGAATTGGACTAGCGGTTGTGTTGAGTATTCCCTTCGGGGCGCATCCGGAGGTCGTGAAAGCGTGGTTGTTCGTCCTCGCGTGGTTATTGATCGGCTACGCGACCGTGCTACTCTGGCCACGGACGCCGAAGAAGTGGGGCTCGAAGCGAACGGAAAAGCGGATCGAGTTGGATCGGCGGAGCGGCCCGAATCTGCAACGGAGACTCAACCGTCTGCCGCCGCTGAAGTGGTATGATGACGATTCGGTCCGACTTCCTACGGGGGTGAAATTATACATCGCGAGCGTGTGGCTGCTTCTGGTTTCGTTTCTGATGGAACGAGTGCTCGGTATAGGAGTCTGA
- a CDS encoding ABC transporter ATP-binding protein encodes MSRERLKRRGRTVDDPLVEINELKTYYEEGGFFGATPVKAVDGVTLEIERGETLGLVGESGCGKTTLGRTLIQLETVTDGEILFDGTNITSLEKEDLKQWRRRTQMVFQDPNSSLNERMTVGSIIREPLDVHEWKTPRERRNRVRNLLETVGLRENHYYRYPHQFSGGQRQRIGIARALALEPEFIILDEPVSALDASVQAKILNLLTDLQDEFDLTYLFIAHDLSVVRHICDRVAVMYLGNVMEVGPTEELFQEPANPYTHSLLSAIPEPDPTVEKDRITLRGTPPSPRHPPRGCPFTTRCPMKIRPDRYRDVDDDLWTRVEMFRNILRERSYVDQSLFDRARELLGRDSRMDGVSDLREELFGDRRVDPAIAEHVDHAMSLLENGEEEDARTYLREQFGSVCDRTNPEARDIGSEGRVSHCHRHDEDYREPGAFYETIIAADD; translated from the coding sequence ATGAGTCGTGAACGCCTGAAGCGGCGGGGGAGAACGGTTGACGACCCGCTGGTCGAAATCAACGAGTTGAAGACATACTACGAAGAGGGTGGTTTCTTCGGCGCAACGCCGGTCAAAGCGGTCGACGGTGTCACGCTGGAGATTGAGCGGGGCGAAACGCTCGGCCTCGTCGGCGAAAGCGGCTGTGGAAAGACCACGCTCGGACGAACGCTGATCCAGCTTGAAACAGTAACAGACGGCGAGATTCTGTTCGACGGCACTAACATCACGTCCCTGGAAAAAGAGGACCTCAAACAGTGGCGACGGCGAACGCAGATGGTGTTTCAGGATCCGAACTCGAGTCTCAACGAGCGGATGACCGTTGGCAGCATCATCCGCGAGCCGTTGGACGTCCACGAGTGGAAGACACCGCGGGAGCGGAGAAACCGCGTTCGAAACCTGCTCGAGACCGTCGGACTCCGAGAAAACCACTACTACCGATATCCGCACCAGTTCAGTGGCGGACAACGGCAGCGTATCGGGATCGCTCGTGCACTCGCACTCGAGCCCGAATTCATCATTTTGGACGAGCCGGTGAGCGCACTCGATGCATCCGTTCAAGCGAAGATACTCAATCTGCTAACGGATCTTCAGGACGAGTTCGACCTCACGTACTTGTTTATCGCCCACGACCTCAGCGTGGTGCGTCACATCTGTGATCGAGTGGCGGTCATGTACCTCGGTAACGTTATGGAAGTCGGACCGACCGAAGAACTGTTCCAAGAGCCCGCCAATCCGTACACCCACTCGTTGCTGTCGGCGATTCCGGAGCCCGATCCCACCGTCGAAAAAGACCGAATTACGCTCCGGGGTACCCCGCCAAGCCCGCGTCATCCACCGAGGGGCTGTCCGTTTACGACTCGCTGTCCGATGAAGATACGCCCGGATCGATATCGCGATGTCGATGACGACCTGTGGACACGGGTCGAGATGTTCCGAAACATACTCCGCGAGCGATCCTATGTCGATCAGTCGCTCTTCGATCGCGCTCGCGAACTGCTCGGTCGGGATTCCAGAATGGACGGCGTTTCGGACCTGCGAGAGGAACTGTTCGGCGATCGACGTGTAGACCCCGCCATCGCCGAACACGTCGATCACGCGATGTCGTTGCTTGAGAACGGAGAAGAAGAGGATGCGCGCACATACTTACGCGAACAGTTCGGAAGCGTGTGCGACCGCACCAACCCCGAAGCGCGCGACATCGGTAGCGAAGGTCGAGTGAGCCACTGTCACCGGCACGACGAGGATTACCGGGAGCCGGGGGCGTTCTATGAAACGATCATCGCCGCAGATGACTGA
- a CDS encoding ABC transporter ATP-binding protein produces the protein MATPESTRDRAGEAPTLSVRGLETAFFTEKEVIRAVDGVSFDIYPGETVGIVGESGSGKSVTARSVMGLINSPGRVLEGSSIRFKGEELTDKSEAEYHSYRGGKIAMVFQDPLTSLNPVYTVGNQIKEALRLHQGLRGNAAKDEAIDLLASVGIPDARRRVDEYPHQFSGGMRQRAIIAMALACKPDVLICDEPTTALDVTIQAQILELLTEIQDERDLSIMFITHDMGVIAEIADRVNVMYAGEIVESAPVEDLFVNPSHPYTQGLLASIPSRNVGAERLTTIEGDVPTPNQPPAYCRFAPRCPEAFDECRSVHPELVSVGESTDHAAACLLYPEDRHVNRDRQRSNPMETTSDSNRGER, from the coding sequence ATGGCGACACCAGAATCGACGCGTGACCGAGCGGGAGAGGCGCCGACGCTTTCGGTTCGCGGGTTAGAGACTGCGTTCTTCACGGAAAAAGAGGTGATCCGTGCGGTCGACGGTGTGAGCTTCGACATCTACCCCGGTGAAACCGTTGGAATCGTCGGCGAGAGCGGCTCCGGAAAGAGCGTCACCGCTCGCTCGGTCATGGGGCTCATCAACTCGCCCGGCCGGGTGCTTGAGGGGAGTAGCATCAGGTTCAAGGGAGAGGAGTTGACCGACAAGAGCGAGGCGGAGTACCATTCGTACCGTGGCGGAAAAATCGCGATGGTGTTCCAGGATCCGTTGACGAGTCTCAACCCCGTGTATACGGTAGGCAATCAAATCAAAGAAGCACTCCGGTTACACCAGGGGCTCCGAGGAAACGCGGCCAAAGACGAAGCGATCGACCTTCTCGCGTCAGTCGGGATTCCAGATGCGCGGCGGCGAGTTGACGAGTACCCGCATCAGTTCTCGGGTGGCATGCGCCAGCGAGCGATTATCGCGATGGCGCTCGCGTGTAAGCCAGACGTGTTGATCTGTGACGAGCCGACGACGGCCCTCGACGTCACGATTCAGGCCCAAATACTGGAACTGCTCACAGAAATTCAGGACGAACGAGATCTAAGCATCATGTTTATCACCCACGATATGGGCGTTATCGCCGAGATTGCAGACCGCGTCAACGTAATGTACGCCGGAGAAATCGTCGAATCAGCTCCGGTCGAAGACCTCTTCGTGAACCCGAGTCATCCGTATACGCAGGGGTTACTGGCCAGTATCCCGAGTCGAAATGTTGGCGCAGAGCGACTCACGACGATCGAGGGCGATGTCCCCACGCCGAATCAACCACCGGCGTACTGTCGGTTCGCCCCCCGTTGTCCCGAGGCGTTTGACGAATGCCGTTCCGTTCACCCCGAGCTCGTTTCGGTCGGTGAGTCGACCGATCACGCCGCTGCGTGTCTGCTGTATCCTGAAGACAGACATGTGAACCGCGATCGTCAGCGAAGCAATCCGATGGAGACCACCTCTGACTCGAACCGAGGTGAACGATGA